A section of the Macadamia integrifolia cultivar HAES 741 chromosome 9, SCU_Mint_v3, whole genome shotgun sequence genome encodes:
- the LOC122089788 gene encoding 60S acidic ribosomal protein P0-like, which translates to MAQREEHVGCTGRRKGALTESVGVDCNRCKQRRAMAMARREMTTVRRKHVSRFPPILSKFPMFPSGLRGDSVVLMGKNTMMKRSVRLHAERTGNKAYLNLIPLLVGNVGLIFTKGDLKEVREEVAKYKVGAPARVGLVAPIDVVVPPGNTGLDPSQTSFFQVLNIPTKINKGTVEIITPVELIRKGDKVGSSEAALLAKLGIRPFSYGLVVLSVYDNGSVFSPEVLDLTEDDLMDKFALGVSMITSLSLAISYPTLAAAPHMFINGYKNVLAVALATDYSFPQAEKVKDYLRDPSKFAVSVAPVAAADSGSAAAATESKVEEKEEPAEESDDDMGFSLFD; encoded by the exons ATGGCTCAGAGAGAAGAACACGTGGGTTGCACAGGCAGGCGCAAAGGGGCGCTGACAGAAAGCGTTGGTGTAGACTGCAACAGGTGCAAGCAACGACGTGCAATGGCAATGGCAAGAAGAGAGATGACTACGGTGAGGCGCAAGCATGTTTCAAGGTTTCCACCGATACtgtcgaaatttcccatgtttccaAG TGGTTTGCGTGGTGATTCAGTAGTTCTGATGGGGAAGAACACCATGATGAAGCGATCGGTCAGGCTTCATGCTGAGAGGACTGGGAACAAGGCCTATCTGAATCTTATTCCCCTCCTTGTG GGAAATGTTGGGTTGATTTTCACCAAGGGTGACTTGAAGGAAGTAAGGGAAGAGGTTGCCAAATACAAG GTTGGAGCTCCTGCCCGTGTTGGACTTGTTGCACCTATTGATGTCGTTGTGCCTCCTGGCAACACAGGACTGGACCCTTCCCAGACTTCCTTCTTTCAG GTGCTTAATATTCCAACCAAGATTAACAAGGGTACTGTTGAAATCATCACCCCTGTTGAGCTTATCAGGAAGGGTGACAAGGTGGGGTCTTCTGAGGCTGCTCTGCTTGCAAAACTTGGAATCAGGCCTTTTTCTTATGGTCTTGTTGTACTGTCTGTGTATGACAATGGCTCAGTCTTCAGCCCAGAGGTCCTTGATCTCACAGAGGATGACTTGATGGATAAATTTGCACTTGGTGTATCCATGATCACCTCTCTGTCGTTGGCAATCTCATACCCCACTCTGGCTGCTGCTCCCCATATGTTCATCAATGGGTACAAGAATGTTTTGGCTGTTGCACTTGCAACTGACTACTCCTTCCCACAAGCTGAGAAAGTGAAGGATTACTTGAGG GATCCAAGCAAGTTTGCAGTTTCTGTGGCTCCAGTTGCTGCTGCAGATTCCGGTTCTGCTGCAGCTGCCACTGAATCCAAggtggaagagaaggaagaaccaGCTGAGGAGTCTGACGATGATATGGGTTTCAGTTTGTTTGATTAA